The genomic region TAAAGATCTCTCTATTTTACATGATGGATACTCTGTAAGATCTGCATCTTGTCTATGATGTGTgtatttgtcatttttgtttgtaaatATGCTTGTATTTGTGGCAGTCACTGAATGCtttgtttgaaatttgataaagaTGGTGGTCACAATTTTTTCACCATCtgtcttttacttttttacccCTCCATCATGTTTATAAATCATGTTGAGCTTAGACAGAACTCATTCAAAAATGTATGTTATATGATGACTTTACTTTTGAACCTCGCAGAGCCACTCGTCCGCCCTTACTGATGATGAATCGAAGAGTAGTCGTCTCAGGAACAATGGATTTGAGAAGATAATCCGAGCAGTTCATGCTCAAAAGAAggttgatttattttttgtttatatttttaataattcatgcGTAGTAGTGCCATGGATTTTTTCATTAAGAGGCAAACTGTTAAAGTTCTTTATCCCATTTTTATCTCTCCTGTGCAttctttcttgcttttcaGGCTGAGCACCCTAGTGAGGATGTTGCAAGTGGTGAACTGTATGAAGTGATGAGGAAAGAACTCAGATATGCTGTTGAAGAGATCCGAACTGAACTAAATCAAGTACGTTGAAACTGATTGGTTTGCTGAAACAGTTATATTACATATGGTGGTAAAACATaagtttttgtgatttttgtaCTACTTGTTTATGCACAGGCAATGGGTAGAAGCCAGACAGCTTTAACTAGTTGCTTGGAATCAGACAAATCTGAGTCTTTTCAGGACTTTCcaagaaccaaaaaaaattattctacgGAGTTGGAACTGGTGGGTGTTCTGCTTCTTGAATCAAAGTCTTCCCATCTCATCAGGTTCTGTAGATTATATtagttctctctctctctctctctttctctcataAACTTAGGGCTTTTGGCAGAAGTTGATTCTTCAAATCTAGTGGATTGACTAGTATATCCACGACACAGATTATTTTCACCAATCTATAGTTTTTCAATAAAAGCAAATTGTTACTATGCCTTAATTTGCTTACTTTAGCAATCCACAATTTCTTCTGTTTCCTTGTCTAGTTTTACGGGCCTCAGCTTGTTGTATTGCAGGTCTTTGGGTTGCCTGTTTgtatgaaagagaattacataacaagcttttgcttttatttttatttaaggcAAAATAACATGAATTAACTTGTTAAAATGAAACTTCGTACTAATGTTGGGATGCCTTTAATGCGGGTTCACATATGGAGTCCATTATTCTCTGAAACTTCAAGTCCAATTGAATGGTTCTCTAGTTATATTCAATAAGAAATGTGAATGAACATACAAAACTTTGACCATAGCACATTGTAAATTATACACAGTTTATATTTGTTGCGGATGTTTGATTAGTTTTTGTTGACCTGGGATCTGAGTTGTTGaggatttaaaattcattttagtttAGGTAGCACTTGAATCTGGGATACTTCAAGATTGGACTTTCTATTGGACCCTTTGAATTAATGTTCCGAATCCTCTAGATATTGTTTTACCATACAGCTTGCTCGAATTATTTCGAACTTTCTTGATTCatcatttcatatttttgagACTAATAACCTTGTGTACATAGTCCTAAGATGTGAAATCTCTCACAAATATGCAGTTGGAGAAGCACAAAGAAGATCTTCACGCTCAAATGTTGCGTGGGGAACGAGGACGGGGAGTCTCTAAAATGGTCAAAGAACATCCTGATTCAAGGAATTCAGCTGTAGCAGAGAAGCCATCACGAGCTAGAAAGGTTTATATTACTTTAAAGTTGTCAAATATGTTACTCAAATGTCATTCTTTAGTTGAAATGTTGCTGTAGGTTCTTACCATATCCGCACCCAAAAATTAACCTACTGATATGAGTACTCTACTCCATGGGTAGAGGATCCAGCCCTATCCTAAATCCATGAAATTGAATGAGTGGATATGGGTAGGTTTAATACCCTAAAATGCCCACGGGAATGGTAAAGGCTTAATACACTAGAATACCCATAGGTATTGACATAGTCTAATTCTTTGAAATGTTCATTTTTTCggtcaatttaaaattactgaatttataaacttttagtAAATCGATCGATTAGATTTACTTAATATcttaaaaacttttaaatgGTATATAATCATTTTAGTGCgtactttatttatattgattatgTATTGATGTTTGACCAAAATTTCATCATTGATTTTGTAATAACTGAAAATTAactttatgataaatttatgaaacCTTAACTtgataattttggaaaaaatacgAAAGGAACTTAgattagttaattttgactaatatatGGAATATAGAAAACTTTTTTgaactcaaattcaaatagatAAGACATTTATGCGAAAGTTAGAAATATTGTCGTAATCAACTTAGTCTATTGTACCAATCCTTAAATATTGTTCTTCTTTTAATCTTATCTCGATTTTGTTATAAACTAATATTGGTCCAGCATTCGGATAAATTTTAAGatcattattttaagtttttaattaattaattaattaatattggtCCGtcgtaattattatttaaatttgaattcattgaTCATCAATTTGCACtagttgaaaatttaaataattagttttatttgattgatttgcggggggggggggggggggNNNNNNNNNNNNNNNNNNNNNNNNNNNNNNNNNNNNNNNNNNNNNNNNNNNNNNNNNNNNNNNNNNNNGGGGTTCATGAAATGCTACTCATAAGTTAATTTAGTAACATATTCTTGtaatatcattataaaaaacacataaaaaaattgcattgttcattttaagaaatttcatTGTTTGACTTCAacgtaatttcaaaatttgagaaatttatttttgaaatatattgtagaagaaaaaaatgaacgGGTAACACTCAAATGTCACCTGATTTTTTTGGATAGTAAGGCCCAATGGTTATTCATCGGGTAGGGTATGAAGAAATCACTATAGGTATTTATTGCGAATGGGTGCCGGTAGAGCGATACCCGTCCATTCACAAGCCTAGTTGAAATGTGAGTGCTCTATTGATAGTTTTATAATGTTGTGATAACTCTGCTATTTGGTGTCACAGAGGAGTAGCGACAAACATAGGATGTCAAAAAGATTGACTGAGGAAGCGGAAAAGTACTTTGAGGATTTCATTTCTAATGTTGAGGATACGGACATATCTTCTTTTGATGGAGAAAGAAGTGATGGAAGTTCGACTCTAGGAGGAACTATGAGGCCAAGAGATTCTACTGTAAGAATGGTTGAACCTTACAAGAGCCCAACTGGATCTACTTCTTGTCCTGGTGAAATGGATGGTATTATTTTGCCTTGGTTGCAGTGTGAGCCAGGTACTGATGGTTCTCTCTCAGCCAATACCAAGGCACAGACTCCTATCACTCCGAAATCACTTCAATGGGTTCCGGAAAAGGTTAATTTCTCCTACTCCAACCCTTTAATATGTTTGATATTCCGAAAAGTTACCAATtgtttttagggtaaattataggTATCTctcttgaggtttggtataattacgaatatcccTTCggtatttgagaaattacaaatattctccttgtggaaattactattttatgcTTGTTGAAAtcattaaaaaacaaaaaaaaagtttgagataatgtaaaaaaaattgagggtgggtaaaataaataatcacggTTTCTATTCTTGTTTCAACTAGATTTCTCTTGAACAGGGTGCTTTGTAAATGTTCCAAGTTACGAGTTTATTGTTACAAACTCAAGTATTACTGGGTCTTTTTGGTTGTTGACAAAGCACGCctggtttcttttcttttcatttagTTGTGTTCTGCAGGAATACCTGTTTTACGGATGTGTAAAGATTTTGCCAAACATGGTGTTTTTTTCACAGGACATCTTCTCGTTTCACGACCCAAGTAATCATTCCACCAGCAGTTGCGCTAGTTGGAGCCCAAGTCTCCTCAGCAGTCTTACTGATATAAACACATGCCAAACCAGACAATCACACATTGACTGCTCGTCTTGCTATGATGTGGACGACTACATTAAACTTCGGAATAATGAGGAACTTCTGTTTGAAATGTATAGAGAAAGGAGCAGAATCAATTCAGGTGGTCTTTTGCTTTGTACCAGTGTACTTTAGTGATTCCAAAGTTTTTGTAGATTTACATTGGAACCTTTCTGTTATATAGACCTTCTATTCTCAGACAGCAGGTAAAGCCAAGGAAATTATTGCAAGTTTGTTCATCAGTCGTCGCATGACAAACGCATGGAACTAGTTTATCAATCTGGATTGCAACACCACAGGACCATAGACTAGTGCTACTACGACAAGTCTGGTTTAGCAATGGCAGG from Sesamum indicum cultivar Zhongzhi No. 13 linkage group LG3, S_indicum_v1.0, whole genome shotgun sequence harbors:
- the LOC105158079 gene encoding uncharacterized protein LOC105158079 isoform X1, with the translated sequence MATSAFKSTTKRASVDASSSEHSGSASSSLRRSRSLSRFSRPIQAQPDDILPNYNKNEAREKFVDTKRRPTTQFSEISLDDLALEFFSSSSSRNENGSDGGVGDRKEREGRSVSRRGEIGRWASDTASSRRRGRSVSRSRGDVSLSSSVSRTKNVSLSDAGSRRRRSLSVARYQLSDSESEVDHSWNSTNHANLKAPRNGNRQLPLAPKATASSNRTLGRTWSHKDLSILHDGYSSHSSALTDDESKSSRLRNNGFEKIIRAVHAQKKAEHPSEDVASGELYEVMRKELRYAVEEIRTELNQAMGRSQTALTSCLESDKSESFQDFPRTKKNYSTELELLEKHKEDLHAQMLRGERGRGVSKMVKEHPDSRNSAVAEKPSRARKRSSDKHRMSKRLTEEAEKYFEDFISNVEDTDISSFDGERSDGSSTLGGTMRPRDSTVRMVEPYKSPTGSTSCPGEMDGIILPWLQCEPGTDGSLSANTKAQTPITPKSLQWVPEKDIFSFHDPSNHSTSSCASWSPSLLSSLTDINTCQTRQSHIDCSSCYDVDDYIKLRNNEELLFEMYRERSRINSGGLLLCTSVL
- the LOC105158079 gene encoding uncharacterized protein LOC105158079 isoform X2; this encodes MATSAFKSTTKRASVDASSSEHSGSASSSLRRSRSLSRFSRPIQAQPDDILPNYNKNEAREKFVDTKRRPTTQFSEISLDDLALEFFSSSSSRNENGSDGGVGDRKEREGRSVSRRGEIGRWASDTASSRRRGRSVSRSRGDVSLSSSVSRTKNVSLSDAGSRRRRSLSVARYQLSDSESEVDHSWNSTNHANLKAPRNGNRQLPLAPKATASSNRTLGRTWSHKDLSILHDGYSSHSSALTDDESKSSRLRNNGFEKIIRAVHAQKKAEHPSEDVASGELYEVMRKELRYAVEEIRTELNQAMGRSQTALTSCLESDKSESFQDFPRTKKNYSTELELLEKHKEDLHAQMLRGERGRGVSKMVKEHPDSRNSAVAEKPSRARKRSSDKHRMSKRLTEEAEKYFEDFISNVEDTDISSFDGERSDGSSTLGGTMRPRDSTVRMVEPYKSPTGSTSCPGEMDGIILPWLQCEPGTDGSLSANTKAQTPITPKSLQWVPEKDIFSFHDPSNHSTSSCASWSPSLLSSLTDINTCQTRQSHIDCSSCYDVDDYIKLRNNEELLFEMYRERSRINSDSR